The Synechocystis sp. PCC 7509 genome includes a window with the following:
- a CDS encoding alpha/beta fold hydrolase, translated as MATIEILGIEHSYELTGFASSSPTLVFIHGWLLSRKYWQPLIEGFAPDYQCLAYDLRGFGESIGGLAPNTAKTKLTNNSFSITPFQTNSLEATAENIFSNCYTAAAYAQDLVILLEKLNINNAWLIGHSLGATVALWAADRSTQIKGVICINAGGGVYLKEAFEQFRAAGQQLVKIRPRWLCYLPLVDLIFTRANVVNPIAQKWGRQRVIDFVMADPEAALGTLLDSTTEAEVNRLPSLVSQLSQPVYFFAGQQDQIMEPKYVRHLASFHPLFQSNQGNVLEISNCGHLAMLEQTDAVAREIRSILVR; from the coding sequence ATGGCAACTATTGAAATTTTGGGAATTGAACATAGCTACGAACTGACGGGCTTTGCGTCAAGTTCTCCGACCTTAGTTTTTATTCACGGTTGGCTATTAAGTCGTAAATACTGGCAACCTTTAATCGAAGGATTTGCCCCCGATTACCAGTGTTTGGCTTACGATTTACGTGGCTTTGGTGAATCGATTGGCGGTTTAGCGCCCAACACAGCAAAAACTAAGTTAACAAATAATTCTTTCTCCATTACCCCATTTCAGACCAATTCCTTAGAGGCGACGGCGGAAAATATATTTTCTAATTGCTACACGGCGGCGGCTTATGCCCAGGATTTAGTAATTTTGTTAGAAAAGTTAAATATTAACAACGCCTGGTTAATTGGTCACTCTCTAGGCGCTACGGTGGCGCTATGGGCTGCCGACCGTAGTACCCAAATTAAAGGAGTAATTTGTATTAATGCGGGTGGAGGAGTTTATCTCAAAGAGGCTTTTGAGCAGTTTCGCGCCGCCGGTCAGCAGTTAGTAAAAATCCGTCCGCGTTGGCTTTGTTATTTGCCTTTAGTTGACTTAATATTTACCCGCGCTAACGTAGTTAATCCGATCGCCCAAAAGTGGGGTCGGCAAAGAGTAATTGATTTTGTAATGGCTGACCCCGAAGCTGCTTTAGGCACGCTTTTAGACTCGACCACCGAGGCAGAAGTTAACCGATTACCTTCGTTAGTATCTCAATTGTCTCAGCCTGTGTATTTCTTTGCCGGACAGCAAGACCAGATTATGGAACCAAAATATGTACGTCATCTGGCAAGCTTTCACCCGTTGTTTCAAAGCAACCAAGGCAATGTATTAGAAATTTCCAATTGCGGACACTTGGCAATGCTAGAACAAACAGATGCTGTGGCTAGGGAAATTCGTTCTATTTTGGTTAGATAG
- a CDS encoding sensor histidine kinase, producing the protein MDLANWVYFATGLGVGLGSRWLKPPRVSTSAPVIPLQQSDIWQQTQLAYLMAQQMSQFKGGFLARTSHELRSPLSNIIGLHQLILSDLCDDKTEERQFVAQAHEAALELVKLIDEILNVSRIEQGTNKLEIQPLQLSFVLEEVCNILRMVAANRRHQINLSPPPPEIYVLADPRWLRQIILNLIDTVILGVEDGTILYLSVSLVPETEFVYIWIDAPLAASNWNEPINLMQSTGASCDTIGCKARFVAEYSLNKTSPGLGLLLAQTLLEVMQGKLEIFPAPTNSELSPTTRMQISIPRLTLDNALLELEP; encoded by the coding sequence ATGGATTTGGCTAACTGGGTATATTTCGCAACGGGATTAGGAGTGGGATTAGGGAGTCGTTGGTTAAAGCCGCCAAGAGTTTCTACTTCTGCACCAGTTATTCCCCTACAACAATCAGATATTTGGCAACAAACCCAACTTGCTTACTTGATGGCGCAACAAATGAGCCAATTTAAAGGGGGTTTTTTGGCGCGTACTTCTCATGAATTGCGATCGCCTTTGAGTAATATTATTGGTTTACATCAATTAATTTTGTCCGATTTATGCGACGACAAAACCGAAGAACGTCAATTTGTTGCCCAAGCTCATGAAGCAGCCTTGGAGTTAGTCAAGCTGATCGACGAAATCCTCAATGTTTCCAGAATCGAGCAGGGGACTAATAAACTAGAAATTCAACCACTACAATTAAGTTTTGTTTTAGAGGAAGTTTGTAATATTTTACGCATGGTAGCGGCAAATCGCCGCCATCAGATAAATCTATCGCCGCCGCCTCCAGAAATTTATGTTTTAGCCGATCCTCGCTGGTTGCGGCAAATAATTCTCAATCTAATCGATACAGTGATTCTCGGCGTTGAAGATGGCACAATTTTGTATCTATCGGTTTCTTTAGTGCCAGAAACTGAATTTGTTTATATTTGGATAGATGCGCCCTTAGCTGCTAGTAATTGGAATGAGCCTATCAATTTAATGCAATCGACGGGTGCTAGTTGTGACACTATTGGTTGCAAAGCACGTTTTGTTGCTGAGTATAGCCTAAACAAAACTTCCCCCGGATTAGGATTGTTACTTGCTCAAACTTTGTTGGAAGTTATGCAAGGCAAATTAGAAATTTTTCCTGCGCCTACAAATAGTGAACTATCGCCCACAACGCGAATGCAAATTTCTATCCCCCGATTAACTCTTGATAATGCGCTTCTAGAGCTTGAACCTTAG
- the prmC gene encoding peptide chain release factor N(5)-glutamine methyltransferase, protein MTQKLWVVSGDELWQWRKAAQKAAIAAKVLPSELDWLLQEVAGLEKLTLRLESFQDLPQIPLQLKLEDLDRLWQRRLEECLPVQYIAGVVFWRNFKLAVSPAVLIPRPETEQLIDLAVMATKSSPPLLQGHWADLGTGSGAISVGLAEVFPQAKIHAVDSSQQAIEIALTNAQSLGYGNRINFYQGSWWQPLARLKGKFSGMVSNPPYIPSALVSQLQPEVAQHEPKLALDGGEDGLDCLRYLVDTAPDYLQSGGVWLVETMAGQAEIVAKLLGDRQSYTNISIHADLAGIERFVLALIK, encoded by the coding sequence GTGACTCAAAAGCTGTGGGTGGTTTCGGGAGACGAACTTTGGCAGTGGCGTAAAGCCGCCCAAAAAGCGGCGATCGCAGCTAAAGTTTTACCAAGCGAATTAGACTGGCTGCTGCAAGAAGTAGCAGGACTTGAAAAATTAACTCTACGCCTAGAGTCTTTTCAAGATTTGCCCCAAATTCCCCTACAGCTAAAGCTTGAAGACTTAGACAGGTTATGGCAAAGACGGCTAGAGGAGTGCTTGCCAGTTCAGTATATTGCTGGAGTTGTGTTTTGGCGAAACTTTAAATTAGCGGTTTCTCCAGCAGTACTGATTCCCCGCCCAGAAACAGAGCAACTAATCGATCTGGCGGTAATGGCGACAAAAAGTAGCCCCCCACTCCTACAAGGACACTGGGCAGACTTAGGGACGGGTAGTGGAGCAATTAGTGTAGGACTTGCGGAGGTATTTCCGCAAGCAAAGATCCATGCTGTTGATTCCAGCCAACAAGCTATAGAAATCGCGCTGACTAATGCTCAATCCTTGGGTTATGGAAATCGCATTAACTTCTACCAGGGTTCTTGGTGGCAGCCTCTAGCAAGGCTCAAGGGTAAATTTAGCGGTATGGTGTCCAATCCTCCTTATATTCCCAGCGCTTTAGTATCGCAGCTACAACCGGAAGTTGCCCAGCACGAACCAAAGCTGGCTCTAGATGGCGGCGAAGACGGCTTAGACTGCTTGCGCTATTTAGTTGACACTGCGCCAGATTATTTGCAGAGTGGGGGGGTTTGGTTGGTAGAAACTATGGCGGGACAAGCAGAAATTGTTGCAAAGTTGCTAGGCGATCGCCAAAGTTATACTAATATTTCAATTCATGCCGATTTAGCAGGCATTGAACGTTTTGTTTTAGCTTTAATAAAGTAA
- a CDS encoding Photosystem I reaction centre subunit IX / PsaJ → MKNKEDQKTYFLQYLSLAPVLAVLSVSVAFTTWALFNYSFPDLLFHPMP, encoded by the coding sequence ATGAAAAATAAAGAAGACCAAAAAACCTACTTTCTTCAGTATCTTTCTCTAGCGCCAGTGCTGGCAGTGCTTTCAGTTTCTGTTGCTTTCACTACTTGGGCTTTATTCAATTACAGTTTCCCTGACTTGCTTTTTCATCCTATGCCGTAG
- a CDS encoding photosystem I reaction center subunit XI — MAQAIDASKDRPSDPRNREVVFPPNRDPQWGDLETPINNSSLVKWFINNLPAYRQGITTQRRGIEAGMAHGYWLLGPFAKLGPLRDTDIANLAGLLSTLGMVAISAFAIALYANSNPPQPVANVTTANKVPDAFKSPEGWNTYATSFLIGGVGGAVVAYFLLDNIEVIQRVFG, encoded by the coding sequence ATGGCGCAAGCAATAGATGCATCAAAAGATCGCCCTAGCGATCCTAGAAATAGAGAAGTTGTGTTTCCTCCCAACCGCGATCCGCAGTGGGGAGACTTGGAAACACCAATCAATAATTCTAGCCTCGTTAAATGGTTCATTAATAACTTGCCAGCTTACCGCCAAGGGATAACTACCCAACGGCGAGGAATAGAAGCTGGTATGGCTCATGGTTATTGGCTGCTTGGCCCCTTTGCCAAACTAGGGCCACTGCGAGATACTGATATTGCTAATTTGGCTGGGTTATTATCAACCTTGGGTATGGTGGCAATTTCAGCTTTTGCGATCGCACTGTACGCTAATAGCAATCCTCCCCAACCAGTTGCTAATGTAACGACAGCAAATAAAGTACCTGATGCTTTCAAGTCCCCCGAAGGTTGGAATACTTACGCTACTAGCTTTCTAATTGGTGGCGTTGGTGGGGCGGTAGTTGCCTACTTCCTGCTTGACAATATAGAAGTAATCCAACGAGTGTTTGGCTAG
- the remA gene encoding extracellular matrix/biofilm regulator RemA, with protein MDIQLINIGFGNIVSANRVVAIVSPESAPIKRIITDARDRGQLIDATYGRRTRAVIITDSSHVILSAIQPETVANRFVLSREQPDN; from the coding sequence ATGGATATTCAGCTTATAAATATCGGTTTTGGTAATATCGTCTCTGCCAACCGAGTAGTTGCGATTGTTAGTCCCGAATCTGCCCCCATTAAGCGTATTATTACAGATGCGCGCGATCGCGGGCAGCTAATTGATGCTACTTATGGTCGGCGTACTAGGGCGGTAATTATTACTGATTCTAGCCACGTGATTTTGTCGGCAATTCAGCCGGAAACTGTAGCCAATCGGTTTGTCCTTAGCCGCGAACAACCAGATAATTAG
- a CDS encoding Rqc2 family fibronectin-binding protein, whose product MQPVDLTTLIASTCEIRTLWLPARTEQVYQRNRFTIAIALRTLNQRGWLEICWHPQAAHFCMGSPPPRSPDTFTFSQQLIHQLNGLALVALEEVAPWERVIDLQFARRPGESALWHLYVEIMGKYSNVILTDASNVIVTAAHQVSQQQSSVRPIQTGQTYELPPSLSGTVPSVKEENSRWIERVNLVPGPIGRCLLKSYRGLSPALVQSMVRAADLDPEQSTTSLEPADWQRLFSRWLEWLQNLEKLQFFPGWTAKGYTVMGWEVTKPVANTQELLDFYYTQELNQQEFIQLRNQLLQKLSNILEKLRLKARTFTERLQQSEGADVYRQQADLLMANLPAWQLGMKEIVLLDFDTSQPVTIGLEPEKNAVQNAQKLYKQVGKLKRARGAVEPLLNDVQGEIDYLEQVENAISQIDKYQSIADLDALYEIREELIGQKILEGLQYLRPTSKTDTTPNFHRFRTPSGFEVLIGRNNQQNDRLTFRLANDYDLWFHAQEIPGAHVLLRLEPGAVAEDRDLQFTADLAAYYSRSRQSDRVPVVYTQPKHVYKPKGAKPGIAIYKQERILWGKPSNFNPVISNL is encoded by the coding sequence TTGCAACCTGTTGACTTGACAACTTTAATTGCTTCTACTTGCGAAATTCGGACGTTGTGGCTACCAGCGCGTACCGAGCAAGTATACCAACGAAACCGCTTTACAATTGCGATCGCTTTACGCACATTAAATCAGCGAGGATGGCTAGAAATATGCTGGCATCCCCAAGCGGCGCATTTTTGTATGGGTTCACCGCCGCCGCGAAGTCCTGATACTTTTACCTTTAGTCAACAATTGATTCATCAGTTAAATGGTTTGGCGCTAGTGGCGCTTGAAGAAGTCGCCCCTTGGGAACGGGTGATTGATTTGCAATTTGCCCGTCGTCCCGGAGAAAGCGCTCTGTGGCATTTGTATGTAGAAATTATGGGCAAATACAGCAACGTTATTCTTACCGATGCTAGTAATGTTATCGTCACGGCGGCGCACCAAGTCAGCCAACAGCAGTCAAGTGTTCGTCCAATTCAAACCGGGCAAACTTACGAATTGCCCCCATCATTGAGCGGTACTGTACCATCGGTGAAGGAGGAAAATTCGCGTTGGATTGAACGAGTAAACTTAGTTCCAGGTCCAATAGGACGCTGTTTACTCAAAAGTTACCGGGGTTTGAGTCCAGCTTTGGTACAGTCAATGGTACGAGCAGCAGATTTAGATCCAGAACAATCTACCACCAGTTTAGAACCCGCCGATTGGCAAAGGTTATTTAGCCGTTGGCTGGAATGGTTGCAAAACTTAGAGAAACTACAATTTTTTCCTGGCTGGACTGCTAAAGGTTATACAGTAATGGGTTGGGAAGTAACAAAACCCGTTGCCAATACTCAAGAGTTGCTCGATTTTTACTATACACAGGAGTTAAATCAGCAAGAATTTATTCAGTTACGCAATCAATTGTTGCAAAAACTGAGCAATATTTTGGAAAAATTGCGGCTCAAAGCTCGAACTTTTACGGAGCGCTTGCAGCAGTCCGAAGGGGCGGATGTGTACCGCCAGCAAGCCGACTTGTTGATGGCTAATTTGCCAGCATGGCAACTGGGGATGAAAGAAATTGTTTTGCTTGATTTTGATACAAGTCAACCTGTAACAATTGGTTTAGAGCCGGAAAAAAACGCCGTCCAAAACGCTCAAAAGCTTTATAAACAAGTAGGCAAGCTTAAACGCGCTCGTGGTGCGGTAGAGCCATTACTAAACGACGTACAGGGAGAGATTGACTATTTAGAGCAGGTAGAAAATGCAATTTCTCAAATAGATAAGTATCAATCAATCGCCGATTTAGATGCACTTTATGAAATCCGCGAGGAATTAATTGGGCAAAAGATTCTGGAAGGTTTGCAATACCTGCGTCCTACTTCTAAAACTGACACAACCCCAAATTTTCATAGGTTTCGCACTCCTAGCGGCTTTGAGGTTTTAATCGGGCGTAATAATCAGCAAAACGATCGCTTAACTTTTCGCCTAGCCAATGATTACGATTTGTGGTTTCACGCTCAAGAAATTCCTGGCGCTCACGTACTATTGCGCCTAGAACCCGGTGCTGTAGCAGAAGACCGCGATTTACAATTTACTGCGGATTTAGCTGCTTACTACAGTCGTTCCCGTCAAAGCGATCGCGTTCCGGTAGTTTATACTCAACCCAAGCACGTCTATAAGCCTAAGGGCGCTAAACCTGGTATTGCTATTTATAAGCAAGAACGCATTTTGTGGGGAAAGCCGAGTAACTTCAATCCGGTAATTAGTAATTTGTAA
- the tsaD gene encoding tRNA (adenosine(37)-N6)-threonylcarbamoyltransferase complex transferase subunit TsaD, whose amino-acid sequence MATILAIETSCDETAVAVVNNRTVCSSIVASQIPIHKKYGGVVPEVASRQHLETINSATSAALEQAQISINQIDAIAVTCAPGLVGALMVGLSAAKTLAILYNLPLIGVHHLEGHIYANCLSEPSLEPPFLSLLVSGGHTSLIYVKDCGGYETLGQTRDDAAGEAFDKVARLLDLGYPGGPAIDKLAQIGNPQAFALPEGKISLPKGGYHPYDSSFSGLKTAVLRLVQQLKVENVVVPVADIAASFQETVAQSLTKRAIACAIDFGLDTIAVGGGVAANSGLRQHLQKAATDRNLRVLFPPMKFCTDNAAMIGCAAAAHFERGHTSPLTLGVRSRLPLTEVMQLYQH is encoded by the coding sequence ATGGCAACTATCTTAGCAATAGAAACTAGCTGCGATGAAACTGCCGTGGCAGTAGTAAACAATCGTACCGTTTGCAGTAGTATCGTAGCTTCTCAAATTCCCATTCATAAAAAGTACGGCGGGGTAGTACCAGAAGTAGCATCGCGCCAGCACTTAGAAACCATCAATAGCGCGACTTCCGCCGCCCTAGAACAGGCGCAAATATCAATAAACCAAATTGATGCGATCGCCGTAACTTGTGCGCCAGGGCTTGTAGGGGCGCTAATGGTAGGCTTATCTGCCGCCAAAACTTTAGCAATTTTGTACAACCTGCCATTAATCGGAGTACATCACCTCGAAGGGCATATTTACGCCAATTGTTTGAGCGAACCTAGTTTAGAGCCGCCGTTTTTAAGTTTGTTAGTTTCTGGCGGTCATACCAGCTTGATTTATGTCAAAGATTGCGGCGGATACGAAACCCTGGGGCAAACCCGCGACGATGCGGCGGGAGAAGCTTTTGACAAAGTAGCCCGATTATTAGACTTAGGATATCCGGGCGGCCCAGCCATTGATAAGTTAGCTCAAATCGGCAATCCCCAAGCTTTTGCCCTTCCCGAAGGCAAAATTTCTCTGCCCAAGGGTGGTTATCATCCTTACGATTCTAGTTTTAGCGGCTTAAAAACGGCGGTGTTGCGGCTAGTACAGCAGCTAAAGGTTGAAAACGTGGTTGTTCCCGTGGCAGATATCGCTGCTAGTTTTCAAGAAACTGTAGCCCAAAGTCTCACCAAAAGAGCCATTGCTTGTGCTATCGATTTCGGTCTAGACACTATTGCTGTAGGTGGTGGCGTAGCGGCAAATAGCGGACTGAGACAGCATTTACAAAAAGCTGCTACCGATCGCAATTTACGCGTACTATTTCCACCGATGAAGTTTTGTACCGACAATGCGGCAATGATTGGCTGTGCGGCGGCGGCACACTTTGAGCGCGGACACACTTCACCATTAACTTTGGGAGTGCGATCGCGTTTACCACTAACAGAAGTTATGCAACTCTATCAGCATTAG
- a CDS encoding GNAT family N-acetyltransferase — protein sequence MGFWKSWFNGAETTTETKITSGDDYTALEAVSGFSASGDRTIVFSSDRHIDLYELEELCDAVGWSRRPLRKVKKAIEFSFLVASMWEVRGTGKRLIGFARATSDHAFNATIWDVVVHPDFQGKGLGKAMMKYMIKKLRSEDISNVTLFADPQVVDFYRGLGFTADPEGIKGMFWYPS from the coding sequence ATGGGTTTTTGGAAAAGCTGGTTTAACGGTGCTGAAACTACCACGGAAACCAAAATAACGTCGGGCGATGATTACACAGCCCTAGAAGCCGTTAGCGGTTTTTCTGCTAGTGGCGATCGCACAATTGTGTTTAGTAGCGATCGTCATATCGATCTTTATGAACTGGAAGAACTTTGCGATGCTGTTGGTTGGTCGCGTCGTCCTTTACGTAAAGTTAAAAAAGCCATTGAGTTTAGTTTTCTTGTCGCCTCAATGTGGGAAGTACGCGGGACGGGAAAACGTCTTATAGGCTTTGCCCGTGCTACTTCCGACCATGCCTTTAATGCCACTATTTGGGATGTAGTCGTTCATCCCGATTTTCAAGGCAAGGGCTTGGGCAAAGCAATGATGAAATATATGATTAAAAAACTTAGGAGCGAAGATATTAGCAATGTAACTTTATTTGCCGATCCTCAAGTAGTGGACTTTTATCGCGGTTTAGGCTTTACTGCTGATCCAGAAGGAATTAAAGGGATGTTTTGGTATCCAAGTTGA
- a CDS encoding photosystem I reaction centre subunit III encodes MQRLFALVLVIGFWFNFAPPASASPGANLVPCSESPAFLQRAKDARNTTSDPQSGAKRFERYAQAQCGPEGLPHLIVDGRLDRAGDFIIPSILFLYIAGWIGWAGRSYIRAIKKLDGSPESKEIIIDVPLALQCTVGGATWPLAATSEFLSGELYAKDEEIPVSPR; translated from the coding sequence ATGCAACGATTGTTTGCTTTGGTTCTAGTCATTGGTTTCTGGTTTAACTTTGCTCCTCCAGCCTCAGCTTCACCGGGAGCTAACCTAGTACCTTGTAGTGAATCACCAGCGTTTCTTCAACGGGCAAAAGATGCCCGCAACACAACTTCCGACCCTCAATCCGGCGCAAAACGTTTTGAGCGTTATGCTCAAGCCCAGTGCGGTCCTGAAGGTTTGCCCCATTTAATTGTTGATGGTCGCCTCGACCGTGCTGGAGATTTTATTATTCCTAGCATTCTCTTTCTTTATATTGCTGGTTGGATTGGCTGGGCAGGTCGCTCTTATATCCGAGCCATCAAGAAATTAGACGGTTCTCCCGAAAGCAAGGAAATTATCATTGACGTGCCTTTGGCGCTGCAATGTACCGTCGGAGGTGCTACTTGGCCTTTGGCAGCTACTTCGGAATTTTTATCTGGCGAACTTTACGCCAAAGATGAAGAAATACCTGTTTCGCCGCGCTAA
- a CDS encoding DUF1622 domain-containing protein — protein sequence MKQERSRDSLITILLPISLIFGLVLLLSLNTGESSIPEESSPLESGLKVIVDYLAVGAEIAAALVIGSAVVRAIATYLRQLFSRSRQHQDATESIRLKLGRLLTLGLEFTVASDILRTAVAPTRQDILNLGAIVLLRTLLNYFLEQEIRQGEESHPSEQERN from the coding sequence ATGAAACAAGAGCGATCGCGCGATTCTTTAATTACGATTCTGCTGCCAATATCATTAATTTTTGGTTTAGTTTTACTTTTGAGTCTAAATACCGGAGAGTCGAGTATCCCCGAAGAAAGCAGCCCTTTAGAGTCTGGGCTTAAAGTCATAGTTGATTATTTAGCAGTAGGGGCAGAAATTGCCGCCGCTTTAGTTATTGGTAGCGCGGTTGTACGGGCGATCGCTACCTATTTGCGCCAGTTATTTTCTCGTTCTAGGCAACATCAAGATGCTACCGAATCTATCCGCCTAAAATTAGGACGATTGTTGACTTTGGGATTGGAATTTACTGTTGCTAGTGACATTCTCCGCACTGCTGTCGCACCCACGCGCCAAGATATTTTAAACTTGGGGGCGATCGTACTGTTAAGAACTTTACTTAATTACTTTTTAGAACAGGAAATTAGACAAGGAGAAGAAAGCCATCCTAGTGAACAAGAACGCAATTAA
- the gmk gene encoding guanylate kinase: MQISNSTQDNCPSWGKLIVLTGPSGVGKGTLVQVLRQRHPELYLSISATTRSPRPGEIQEQHYYFVSRNDFEKMIAGNNLLEWAEFAGNYYGTLRLPVEQKLAQSKTVLLEIELQGAKQISTSMPDALRIFILPPSFSALEQRLRNRATDSESAIVRRLQQAQIEIDAACEFDLQIINDDLETALHQLETAIFG, translated from the coding sequence ATGCAAATTTCTAATTCTACTCAAGACAATTGCCCATCTTGGGGGAAGTTAATTGTTTTAACCGGCCCTAGTGGCGTTGGCAAGGGTACTTTGGTGCAAGTTCTCCGGCAACGTCACCCCGAACTTTATTTGTCAATTTCTGCGACTACTCGTTCGCCACGTCCGGGGGAAATTCAAGAGCAACATTACTACTTTGTTAGTCGTAATGATTTTGAAAAAATGATTGCGGGCAATAATCTTCTGGAATGGGCAGAGTTTGCGGGGAACTATTACGGCACTTTGCGTTTACCTGTAGAACAAAAACTCGCCCAAAGCAAAACTGTTTTGCTGGAAATTGAGCTACAAGGAGCTAAACAAATTTCTACTTCTATGCCCGATGCCTTACGGATTTTTATTCTACCGCCGTCTTTTAGCGCCTTAGAGCAACGCTTGCGAAACCGCGCCACCGACTCCGAATCAGCTATTGTTCGTCGTCTTCAACAGGCCCAAATAGAAATTGATGCCGCTTGCGAGTTTGATTTACAAATTATTAATGACGACTTAGAAACAGCTTTGCATCAACTGGAGACTGCTATATTTGGTTAA
- a CDS encoding Tic22 family protein, protein MTDNNWQLMPGVFMKSMFNLGAKLGIVSSAIIGSAIVGTLSAIAMPQEKIVQKLGPVPVFTITDAKGAPLVASNSDNDKQGGVAGVFINQRDAEAFVNQLKTKNPELAKSVRVVPVSLGEVYKLDQSTANKPNALDFAYVPAKQQVDAAMAILKKAGQDEKKFQGTPLFVAKAGKEKGYLTVKQANQQVIPFFFNQEELQTMLERFKKQQPDLASTVEIQVVNLEGVIETMKSRNDNQLDQIMLVPPKESIDFVRSLQPAAQPRKK, encoded by the coding sequence TTGACTGATAATAATTGGCAACTCATGCCAGGAGTATTCATGAAATCAATGTTTAATTTGGGTGCAAAGTTAGGGATAGTTAGCAGTGCCATCATCGGCTCGGCAATTGTCGGCACCCTCAGCGCGATCGCCATGCCTCAAGAGAAAATTGTCCAAAAGCTAGGGCCAGTACCTGTATTTACCATCACTGATGCCAAAGGAGCGCCGCTAGTAGCTTCTAATAGCGACAACGATAAGCAAGGAGGAGTTGCGGGGGTATTTATCAATCAACGGGATGCAGAAGCGTTCGTCAATCAGCTTAAAACCAAAAACCCGGAACTAGCTAAAAGCGTCCGGGTAGTTCCCGTCTCTTTGGGTGAAGTATATAAGCTAGATCAATCTACCGCCAACAAACCTAACGCCTTAGACTTTGCTTACGTACCAGCCAAGCAACAAGTAGATGCAGCAATGGCAATACTTAAAAAAGCAGGTCAAGATGAGAAAAAGTTTCAAGGAACGCCGTTGTTTGTCGCTAAAGCTGGCAAAGAAAAAGGCTACTTAACGGTAAAACAAGCAAATCAACAAGTAATTCCTTTCTTTTTCAACCAAGAAGAATTGCAAACAATGCTAGAGCGCTTCAAAAAACAACAACCAGACTTAGCTTCTACTGTGGAAATTCAAGTAGTGAACTTAGAAGGGGTAATTGAAACGATGAAAAGTCGCAACGATAACCAGCTAGACCAAATCATGTTGGTTCCACCCAAAGAATCAATAGACTTTGTTCGCAGTCTGCAACCAGCAGCGCAACCACGTAAAAAATAG
- a CDS encoding L-threonylcarbamoyladenylate synthase, translating into MTQATRQELIEGVLAGNLISFPTDTVPALAALPQKAPLIFAAKQRSQDKPLILMAADATELWDFVAGSREELLIWQQMAATYWPGAVTMVLPASDRVPKDINLASPDTVGLRVPNHAVAQAILARTGALATTSANKSGKPPLQTLEEIAAEFPHVLTLLPTLGGEPLASAMPSTVIKWIGNNWQILRLGAVTLKT; encoded by the coding sequence ATGACGCAAGCAACGCGGCAAGAATTGATAGAGGGAGTTCTTGCTGGCAATTTAATTAGTTTTCCCACCGATACAGTTCCAGCTTTGGCAGCTTTACCGCAAAAAGCACCATTAATTTTTGCCGCCAAGCAGCGCAGTCAAGATAAACCGCTAATTTTGATGGCGGCCGATGCTACCGAGCTTTGGGATTTTGTGGCGGGGAGTAGAGAGGAATTATTAATTTGGCAACAAATGGCGGCAACTTATTGGCCTGGTGCAGTAACTATGGTGCTACCAGCTAGCGATCGCGTGCCTAAAGACATCAACTTAGCAAGTCCTGATACTGTTGGCTTGCGCGTGCCAAATCATGCCGTTGCTCAAGCTATTTTGGCTCGTACTGGGGCGCTGGCTACTACTAGCGCTAATAAGTCGGGTAAACCACCATTACAAACCCTTGAGGAAATTGCTGCTGAGTTTCCCCATGTTCTAACTTTACTACCTACATTAGGTGGAGAACCTTTAGCCAGTGCTATGCCTTCTACAGTTATTAAGTGGATTGGTAACAATTGGCAGATTTTACGTTTGGGAGCGGTTACGTTAAAGACTTGA